A genome region from Lucilia cuprina isolate Lc7/37 chromosome 3, ASM2204524v1, whole genome shotgun sequence includes the following:
- the LOC124419000 gene encoding hybrid signal transduction histidine kinase L-like, translating into MNSSNSDIPTTTSAAALELKNCLNNTTATTIQRSSNNNSSSYASNMQQTPQQHPTTLGELYHAGSTVTGSLNNSTSISNNKMPATVEVNTVFACGSGGAGGGLVAGMSASVSGAICNVNNIAAVAQTTATTTNSSTSSISMHDNRQSINNGGAAAASLSGLMVGSCGVIGSGGVGMAGIGSKPQERYVWEMRARSPNVTPASTVLNSPDLNTDMQYSIHPHQRQLQQIRVGRSPGSQFEQHNILPQGLASPGSPTDVGKADGQCLRDGEIVVFDDIDTNWMNKSNNSYSSNHSNHARDSYHGNEDILKVTKMIGQLPIAEYEGSPRRFGNQPPSMKSNSTNASGNNMVPKRPPGFPQRVSPMTSLTPQQQQQQHQEAAHARHQQMQQQHQFYAQATSSGSCTNSSIYNNDANNKSIGNLIDIDADDEDMMVSSLAAQQSQTQSQQTPTTSSSSTPHNNNNDLSSSSKSNKVKTPTFDYLYEFSETRKVLEEFFKANPEDEKRFTDFTESGDDMGSCDTHHEYLHHHDDENKHIESAYIGQRLARIPKEELYMVHRSPTKKPVS; encoded by the exons ACAACAACGTCGGCAGCAGCATTAGAATTGAAAAATTGTCTAAAcaatacaacagcaacaacgatACAACgtagcagcaacaataatagcAGCAGTTATGCTTCAAACATGCAGCAAACACCACAACAACACCCCACAACTTTGGGTGAATTGTATCATGCCGGTTCGACTGTCACAGGCAGCTTAAATAATAGTACTAGTATTAGCAATAATAAAATGCCAGCAACAGTTGAAGTTAATACTGTTTTCGCATGTGGTAGCGGTGGTGCTGGTGGAGGGTTGGTTGCGGGCATGAGTGCAAGTGTTAGTGGTGCTATTTGTAATGTCAACAACATTGCAGCCGTAGCacaaacaactgcaacaacaactaaTAGCAGTACTAGCAGCATTAGTATGCATGATAACAGGCAATCAATAAATAATGGAggagcagcagcagcatcattGAGTGGCCTTATGGTTGGTAGCTGTGGTGTTATAGGAAGTGGGGGTGTTGGCATGGCTGGTATTGGCTCTAAGCCTCAAGAACGTTATGTATGGGAAATGCGTGCGCGCAGTCCTAATGTTACACCAGCCAGTACGGTACTTAATTCACCAGATCTAAATACAGACATGCAGTACAGCATACATCCTCATCAGAGACAGTTGCAACAAATACGTGTTGGTCGCAGTCCTGGTAGTCAATTCGAACAACATAATATACTGCCACAG ggCCTGGCCTCACCAGGTTCTCCTACAGATGTCGGCAAAGCCGATGGCCAGTGTTTAAGAGACGGTGAAATTGTGGTCTTCGATGATATCGATACCAATTGGATGAATAAATCCAATAATTCATATTCATCAAATCATTCTAATCATGCTCGCGATTCCTATCATGGCAATGAGGATATACTCAAAGTTACAAAAATGATTGGTCAACTACCTATTGCCGAATATGAAGGTTCACCTAGACGTTTTGGCAATCAACCACCATCAATGAAATCAAATTCAACGAATGCCTCCGGCAATAATATGGTGCCCAAAAGACCTCCGGGATTTCCACAACGTGTCTCACCTATGACATCATTAACAcctcaacaacagcagcaacaacatcaagaAGCTGCTCATGCTCGACATCAGCAAATGCAACAGCAACATCAATTCTATGCTCAAGCCACTAGTAGTGGCAGTTGTACTAATTCCTCCATCTATAACAACGATGCTAATAACAAATCAATTGGTAATCTTATAGACATTGATGCTGATGATGAGGATATGATGGTCTCTTCATTGGCCGCCCAACAATCGCAAACGCAATCACAACAGACGCCAACCACTTCATCTTCATCGACAccacacaacaacaataatgactTGTCGTCATCGTCAAAATCCAACAAAGTTAAGACTCCTACATTTgattatttatatgaattttcagAAACTCGCAAAGTATTAGAGGAATTTTTTAAAGCTAATCCAGAGGATGAAAAACGATTTACGGATTTTACTGAGAGTGGTGATGATATGGGTAGttgt GATACCCATCATGAGTATTTGCATCATCACGATGATGAAAATAAACATATCGAATCGGCCTATATTGGTCAACGTTTAGCTAGAATACCCAAAGAAGAATTATATATGGTGCATCGTTCTCCTACTAAGAAACCGGTGagttga